The following coding sequences lie in one Lentilactobacillus sp. SPB1-3 genomic window:
- the fusA gene encoding elongation factor G yields the protein MANKREFPLERTRNIGIMAHIDAGKTTTTERILYYTGKIHKIGETHDGASQMDWMDQEQERGITITSAATTAAWKDHRINIIDTPGHVDFTIEVERSLRVLDGAVAVLDAQAGVEPQTETVWRQASDYSVPRIVFANKMDKMGADFDFSVQSLRDRLQANALAIQMPIGAEDDFEGVIDLVEMKADIYDEDELGSEWDTVDIPDEYKEEAEKRRAQMLEQLADIDDDIMEKYLDGKEISEDEIKAAIRKGTLSLELFPVLAGSAFKNKGVQMMLDAVVDYLPSPLDVKPYNATDPTTDETVELVAGDDKPFAALAFKVATDPFVGRLTFIRVYQGTLESGSYVLNSTKDKRERVGRLLQMHSNQRQEIPEVFSGDIAAAIGLKNTTTGDSLTDPDHPLHLESMEFPDPVIQVAVEPKSKADQDKMDVALQKLAEEDPSFHAETNPETGETIIAGMGELHLDIIVDRMKREFNVEATIGAPQVSYREAFTKDVQAQGKFVRQSGGKGQYGDVWVEFSPNEEGKGFEFEDAIVGGVVPREYIPSVEQGLREAMNNGVLAGYPLVDLKAKLYDGSYHDVDSSEAAFKVAASIALREAAKKAAPVILEPIMKVEVRVPEEYMGDIMGQITARRGRVEGMEAVAGSEEIHAFVPLSEMFGYATTLRSASQGRGTFTMTFDHYEAVPKSIQEEIIKKNGGNASSED from the coding sequence ATGGCAAACAAACGAGAGTTTCCGCTAGAAAGAACTCGTAACATCGGTATCATGGCGCATATCGATGCTGGTAAAACAACAACTACTGAACGCATCTTGTACTATACCGGTAAAATTCACAAAATTGGTGAAACCCATGACGGTGCTTCACAAATGGACTGGATGGACCAAGAACAAGAACGTGGTATCACTATTACATCTGCCGCAACAACTGCTGCATGGAAAGACCACCGTATCAACATTATTGATACCCCAGGACACGTGGACTTCACTATTGAAGTTGAACGTTCACTTCGTGTTCTTGATGGTGCCGTAGCTGTTCTTGATGCACAAGCTGGTGTCGAACCTCAAACTGAAACTGTTTGGCGTCAAGCATCAGATTACAGTGTTCCAAGAATTGTTTTTGCAAACAAGATGGACAAGATGGGTGCTGACTTTGACTTTTCTGTTCAATCACTTCGTGACCGTTTACAAGCTAACGCTTTGGCAATTCAAATGCCTATCGGTGCTGAAGATGACTTTGAAGGAGTTATTGACCTTGTTGAAATGAAGGCTGATATCTACGACGAAGACGAACTTGGTTCAGAATGGGATACTGTTGATATTCCTGATGAATACAAAGAAGAAGCTGAAAAGCGTCGTGCACAAATGTTAGAACAATTAGCTGACATTGACGATGACATTATGGAAAAGTACTTGGATGGTAAGGAAATTTCAGAAGATGAAATTAAAGCTGCTATCCGTAAGGGTACTTTAAGCTTGGAATTGTTCCCAGTTCTTGCTGGTTCAGCATTTAAGAACAAGGGTGTTCAAATGATGCTTGATGCAGTTGTTGATTACTTGCCATCACCATTAGATGTTAAGCCATACAACGCTACTGATCCTACAACTGATGAAACAGTTGAATTGGTTGCCGGTGACGACAAACCATTCGCTGCCTTAGCATTTAAGGTTGCTACTGATCCTTTCGTTGGTCGTTTAACATTTATCCGTGTATATCAAGGTACTCTTGAATCAGGATCATATGTTCTTAACTCAACTAAGGACAAACGTGAACGTGTTGGTCGTTTGCTACAAATGCATTCAAACCAACGTCAAGAAATTCCTGAAGTATTCTCAGGTGATATTGCCGCTGCCATTGGTTTGAAGAATACCACTACTGGTGATTCTTTAACTGATCCAGATCATCCACTTCACTTGGAATCAATGGAATTCCCTGACCCAGTTATCCAGGTAGCCGTTGAACCTAAGTCAAAGGCTGACCAAGATAAGATGGATGTTGCTCTTCAAAAGCTTGCTGAAGAAGATCCTTCATTCCATGCTGAAACTAACCCTGAAACTGGTGAAACTATTATCGCCGGAATGGGTGAACTTCATTTGGATATCATCGTTGACCGTATGAAACGTGAATTTAACGTTGAAGCTACTATCGGTGCTCCACAAGTTTCTTATCGTGAAGCCTTCACTAAGGATGTTCAAGCTCAAGGTAAGTTTGTTCGTCAATCTGGTGGTAAAGGTCAATATGGTGATGTTTGGGTTGAATTCTCACCTAACGAAGAAGGAAAAGGATTCGAGTTCGAAGATGCCATCGTTGGTGGTGTTGTTCCTCGTGAATACATTCCTTCAGTTGAACAAGGTTTGAGAGAAGCTATGAACAATGGTGTTCTTGCCGGATATCCATTGGTAGACTTGAAAGCCAAATTGTATGATGGTAGTTACCATGATGTCGATTCTAGTGAAGCTGCCTTTAAGGTTGCTGCTTCAATCGCATTGCGTGAAGCTGCTAAGAAAGCTGCTCCAGTTATTCTTGAACCAATCATGAAGGTTGAAGTTCGTGTACCAGAAGAGTACATGGGTGATATCATGGGTCAAATTACTGCACGTCGTGGTCGTGTTGAAGGTATGGAAGCTGTTGCTGGTTCAGAAGAAATTCATGCTTTTGTTCCTCTTTCAGAAATGTTTGGTTATGCAACTACTTTACGTTCTGCATCACAAGGTCGTGGTACATTTACTATGACATTTGATCATTACGAAGCAGTTCCTAAGAGCATTCAAGAAGAAATCATCAAGAAGAATGGCGGAAACGCATCTTCAGAAGATTAA
- the rpsG gene encoding 30S ribosomal protein S7 — MPRKGNVQKREVLPDPMYNSKLVTRLINRMMLDGKRGTSAKILYAAFDMIKEETGNEPVEVFEEAMKNVMPVLEVKARRVGGSNYQVPIEVRPDRRTTLGLRWIVNYARLRGEHTMTERLAREIMDAANNTGAAVKKREDTHKMAEANRAFAHYRW; from the coding sequence ATGCCTAGAAAAGGAAATGTTCAAAAGAGAGAAGTACTTCCAGATCCAATGTACAACTCTAAATTGGTTACTCGCTTGATTAACCGTATGATGTTAGACGGTAAGCGAGGAACTTCTGCAAAGATTCTATATGCAGCGTTCGATATGATTAAAGAAGAAACTGGTAACGAACCAGTTGAAGTGTTTGAAGAAGCTATGAAGAACGTTATGCCTGTACTTGAAGTTAAGGCACGTCGTGTTGGTGGATCAAACTACCAAGTTCCAATCGAAGTTCGTCCAGATCGTCGTACTACACTTGGTCTTCGTTGGATCGTTAACTATGCTCGTCTTCGTGGCGAACATACTATGACTGAACGTCTTGCACGTGAAATCATGGATGCTGCTAACAATACTGGTGCAGCTGTTAAGAAACGTGAAGATACTCATAAGATGGCTGAAGCCAACCGTGCATTCGCACATTACCGTTGGTAA
- the rplN gene encoding 50S ribosomal protein L14 has translation MIQQESRLKVADNSGAREILTIKVLGGSTRRYAGIGDTIVATVKQATPGGVVKKGDVVKAVVVRTKAVTRRTDGSYIRFDENAAVLIRDDKSPQGTRIFGPVARELRDHNFMKIVSLAPEVL, from the coding sequence TTGATTCAACAAGAAAGCCGTTTAAAAGTTGCTGACAACTCAGGCGCAAGAGAAATTTTAACAATCAAGGTCTTAGGTGGCTCAACTAGAAGATATGCCGGAATCGGTGATACTATCGTTGCTACTGTTAAACAAGCAACGCCAGGTGGCGTTGTCAAAAAAGGTGACGTTGTTAAAGCAGTTGTTGTCCGTACAAAGGCAGTTACACGTCGTACCGACGGTTCATACATCCGTTTCGACGAAAATGCTGCTGTATTGATTCGTGATGATAAAAGCCCTCAAGGTACTCGTATCTTTGGCCCGGTTGCTCGTGAATTGCGTGATCACAACTTCATGAAGATCGTTTCATTGGCCCCAGAAGTACTTTAA
- the rpsQ gene encoding 30S ribosomal protein S17, whose protein sequence is MAEERNQRKVYQGRVVSAKSDKTITVVVETYKTHPVYGKRVKYSKKYTAHDENNEAKVNDVVRIMETRPLSKTKRFRLLDIVEKAVII, encoded by the coding sequence ATGGCTGAAGAACGCAACCAACGTAAGGTATACCAAGGACGAGTAGTTTCTGCTAAGAGTGATAAGACTATTACTGTCGTTGTTGAAACATACAAGACTCACCCTGTATACGGTAAGCGCGTTAAGTATTCTAAGAAATACACTGCTCATGATGAAAACAATGAAGCAAAGGTTAATGATGTTGTACGTATTATGGAAACTCGTCCATTATCTAAGACAAAGCGTTTCCGTCTACTAGACATTGTTGAAAAAGCGGTTATTATTTAA
- a CDS encoding prepilin peptidase, with protein sequence MNVFYLIILFMLGSSSASFLSVVTVRSHRSESIIYPKSHCDNCKNYLEFIELIPIFSYIFLKGKCKHCHELIDRTSFISEIFLGCLFVIAAFQPSPLDEIVIGINMLYLSLDDLEDTQVSRCFLIFFSVICIILGHPRLLYLVITIVLTLVLLLINHQEKSIGNADIEFCGALVILIGVNSTIIVVFIACVMALFYLLIHNNYQMKLAFIPFLAFAYWISHLFHCFIK encoded by the coding sequence ATGAATGTTTTTTACTTAATAATTTTATTTATGCTGGGCAGTTCATCAGCATCTTTTTTATCTGTAGTTACCGTTCGGAGTCATCGTAGTGAATCAATAATTTATCCCAAATCTCACTGTGACAACTGTAAAAACTACTTGGAATTTATAGAGTTGATTCCGATATTCAGTTACATCTTTTTAAAAGGTAAATGTAAACATTGTCATGAATTGATAGATCGGACAAGTTTTATTTCAGAGATTTTTCTAGGTTGTTTATTTGTGATTGCAGCATTTCAGCCCTCCCCGCTCGATGAAATAGTAATAGGCATAAACATGTTATATCTCAGTTTAGATGATTTAGAGGATACGCAGGTCAGTCGTTGTTTCTTAATATTTTTTAGTGTGATTTGCATCATCCTTGGACACCCTAGGCTTCTATATCTCGTAATAACCATTGTACTAACACTTGTTTTACTGCTAATAAATCATCAAGAAAAGTCCATCGGCAATGCCGATATAGAATTTTGTGGTGCCTTAGTTATATTAATTGGAGTCAATTCCACCATTATCGTGGTTTTTATAGCATGCGTCATGGCTTTATTTTACCTTCTAATCCATAACAATTATCAAATGAAGCTGGCTTTCATACCTTTTCTAGCATTCGCTTACTGGATCAGTCATCTATTCCATTGTTTCATAAAATAA
- the rplW gene encoding 50S ribosomal protein L23, which produces MESRDIILRPVITEESTSKMDDKKYTFDVDVRATKTQVKKAIEDIFDVKVTKVNIMNVKGKEKRQGRYVGFTKKRRKAIVKLTDDSKEIQLFGEE; this is translated from the coding sequence ATGGAATCACGTGATATTATTTTACGTCCCGTTATTACCGAAGAATCAACAAGTAAGATGGATGACAAAAAGTACACTTTCGACGTTGATGTACGAGCAACTAAGACCCAAGTGAAAAAAGCTATCGAAGATATTTTTGATGTTAAGGTTACTAAAGTTAACATTATGAATGTTAAAGGTAAGGAAAAACGCCAAGGTAGATACGTTGGATTCACTAAAAAGCGTCGTAAAGCAATCGTTAAGTTAACTGACGATTCAAAAGAAATTCAATTATTCGGTGAAGAATAA
- the rplC gene encoding 50S ribosomal protein L3, producing the protein MTKKGILGKKVGMTQVFTDNGELVPVTVVEVSPNVVMQVKTAETDGYDAIQLGYADKRAVLANNPAEGHAKKAKTTPKRFMKEIRDVELGDYELSGEVKADIFEPGDIVDVTGITKGHGYQGNVHKDGQRRGPETHGSRYHRRPGSLGPIINRVAPGMKLPGRMGNKTVTIQNLEVVRTDVDNNVILIKGNVPGANKSYITIKTAARGTK; encoded by the coding sequence ATGACCAAAAAAGGAATCTTAGGAAAGAAAGTTGGAATGACCCAAGTATTCACAGACAATGGTGAATTAGTTCCCGTTACAGTTGTTGAAGTTAGTCCTAACGTTGTTATGCAAGTTAAGACTGCCGAAACTGACGGTTACGATGCTATTCAATTGGGTTATGCAGACAAACGCGCTGTGCTTGCAAACAATCCAGCAGAAGGTCATGCAAAGAAGGCAAAAACTACTCCTAAGCGCTTCATGAAAGAAATCAGAGATGTTGAGCTAGGAGATTACGAATTATCAGGTGAAGTTAAGGCTGACATCTTTGAACCAGGAGACATCGTTGATGTAACTGGTATTACTAAGGGTCATGGATACCAAGGTAACGTTCATAAAGATGGTCAACGTCGTGGACCTGAAACTCATGGTTCTCGTTATCACCGTCGTCCAGGTTCATTAGGACCAATCATTAACCGTGTTGCACCAGGTATGAAACTTCCAGGTAGAATGGGTAACAAGACTGTTACTATTCAAAACCTTGAAGTTGTTCGCACTGATGTAGACAACAATGTGATCTTGATCAAAGGTAACGTACCTGGAGCAAACAAGTCATACATTACAATTAAGACCGCTGCCCGCGGTACAAAATAA
- the rpmC gene encoding 50S ribosomal protein L29, producing MKAKEINELTTAQMIEKEQDYKDELFNLRFQLATGQLENTARLKQVRKNIARIKTALRQQELNK from the coding sequence ATGAAGGCTAAAGAAATTAATGAATTAACCACTGCTCAAATGATCGAAAAAGAACAAGATTACAAAGACGAATTATTCAATCTTCGTTTCCAATTGGCCACTGGTCAACTTGAAAACACTGCTCGTCTAAAGCAAGTTCGTAAGAACATTGCTCGTATCAAGACAGCACTTCGTCAACAAGAACTTAACAAGTAG
- the rplB gene encoding 50S ribosomal protein L2 codes for MGIKTYKPTSNGRRNMTSLDYSDITKSKPEKSLLESKSKTAGRNNYGHMTVRHRGGGNKNQYRIIDFKRNKDDITATVKAIEYDPNRTANIALIVYEDGIKAYIIAPKGLKVGDKVESGPNADIKTGNTLPLTNIPVGSIIHNIELKPGKGGQLVRSAGTSAQLLGRDGKYVLVRLSSGEVRMILSVNRATIGAVGNEEHELVNVGKAGRTRYKGQRPHVRGSVMNPNDHPHGGGEGKAPVGLPSPLSPWGKKTVGKKTRSKKARSDKFIVRRRKGSKM; via the coding sequence TTGGGTATTAAGACATACAAGCCAACCAGTAATGGTAGACGTAACATGACTAGTCTTGACTACAGTGATATCACTAAGTCAAAACCTGAAAAGTCATTGCTTGAATCAAAGAGCAAGACTGCTGGCCGTAACAACTATGGTCATATGACTGTTCGTCACCGTGGTGGCGGAAATAAGAATCAATATCGTATTATTGATTTCAAACGTAATAAAGATGATATTACAGCTACTGTAAAAGCTATTGAATATGATCCAAACAGAACTGCTAACATTGCCCTTATCGTGTATGAAGATGGTATCAAAGCATACATCATCGCACCTAAAGGCTTGAAGGTAGGAGACAAAGTTGAATCAGGTCCTAATGCAGATATTAAGACTGGTAACACATTGCCACTTACTAACATTCCAGTTGGTTCAATTATTCATAACATCGAGCTTAAGCCTGGTAAGGGTGGACAACTTGTTCGTTCTGCTGGTACATCAGCTCAATTATTAGGTCGTGACGGTAAATACGTTCTTGTTAGATTATCATCAGGTGAAGTTCGTATGATTCTTTCTGTTAACCGTGCCACAATTGGTGCAGTTGGTAATGAAGAACATGAACTTGTTAATGTTGGTAAAGCTGGACGTACTCGTTACAAGGGCCAACGTCCACACGTTCGTGGATCTGTAATGAACCCTAACGATCACCCTCATGGTGGTGGTGAAGGTAAAGCTCCAGTTGGTCTTCCATCACCATTATCACCATGGGGTAAGAAGACAGTTGGTAAGAAGACTCGTTCTAAGAAGGCACGTTCAGATAAATTTATCGTTCGTCGTCGTAAAGGATCGAAGATGTAA
- the rplE gene encoding 50S ribosomal protein L5 produces the protein MSSRLREKFDSEIKSHMMEKFNYSSTMQAPKIEKIVLNMGVGDAVTNAKNLDEAVAELALISGQKPLVTKAKKSIAGFRLREGMSIGAKVTLRGDRMYDFLDKLINVSLPRVRDFHGVSNRAFDGRGNYTLGVREQLIFPEIDYDDVNRVRGLDIVVVTTANTDEESRELLTQFGMPFAK, from the coding sequence ATGTCAAGTCGTTTACGAGAAAAATTTGATAGTGAAATCAAATCACACATGATGGAAAAATTCAATTACAGCTCAACTATGCAAGCTCCAAAGATTGAGAAGATTGTGTTGAACATGGGTGTTGGTGATGCAGTTACTAACGCCAAGAACTTGGATGAAGCAGTTGCAGAACTTGCTTTGATCTCAGGTCAAAAGCCATTAGTTACAAAAGCTAAGAAATCTATTGCCGGTTTCAGACTCCGTGAAGGAATGTCAATCGGTGCCAAAGTTACCCTTCGTGGTGACAGAATGTACGATTTCTTGGACAAGTTGATCAATGTATCATTGCCACGTGTTCGTGACTTCCATGGTGTTAGTAACCGTGCCTTTGATGGCCGTGGTAACTATACCTTAGGTGTTAGAGAACAATTGATTTTCCCTGAAATTGATTACGATGATGTTAACCGTGTTAGAGGTTTAGACATTGTAGTCGTAACTACAGCAAATACTGATGAAGAATCACGTGAATTGTTGACTCAATTCGGTATGCCATTTGCCAAATAA
- the rpsS gene encoding 30S ribosomal protein S19 gives MSRSLKKGPFADEHLLKKVDAQKDQEKKSVIKTWSRRSTIFPSFIGYTFAVYDGRKHVPVYVQEDMVGHKLGEFVPTRTFHGHSGDDKKTK, from the coding sequence ATGAGTCGTAGCTTAAAAAAGGGACCATTCGCTGACGAGCACCTACTTAAGAAGGTTGATGCTCAGAAGGACCAAGAAAAGAAGTCTGTAATTAAGACTTGGTCTCGTCGTTCAACGATTTTCCCAAGTTTTATTGGATATACATTCGCAGTTTATGATGGACGTAAACATGTCCCAGTGTATGTTCAAGAAGACATGGTTGGTCATAAACTCGGTGAGTTTGTTCCAACACGTACTTTCCATGGTCACAGTGGTGACGATAAGAAAACTAAGTAA
- the rpsL gene encoding 30S ribosomal protein S12 codes for MPTINQLVRKGRKSRSSKSDAPALNYAYNSYKKKQVNVPAPQKRGVATRVGTMTPKKPNSALRKYARVRLSNLIEVTAYIPGIGHNLQEHSVVLIRGGRVKDLPGVRYHVIRGALDTAGVTDRRKSRSKYGTKKPKE; via the coding sequence ATGCCTACAATTAACCAATTGGTTCGTAAAGGACGTAAATCTAGAAGTTCTAAATCAGATGCACCAGCTTTAAACTATGCTTATAACTCTTACAAGAAGAAGCAAGTTAACGTACCTGCTCCTCAAAAGCGTGGGGTTGCTACCCGTGTCGGTACTATGACACCAAAGAAGCCTAACTCTGCTTTACGTAAGTATGCTCGTGTTCGTCTATCAAACTTGATCGAAGTTACTGCTTATATTCCAGGTATTGGACACAACTTGCAAGAACATAGTGTTGTTCTTATTCGTGGAGGCCGTGTTAAAGATTTACCTGGTGTTCGTTATCACGTTATTCGTGGTGCCCTCGATACTGCCGGTGTTACAGATCGTCGTAAGAGTCGTTCTAAATACGGTACAAAGAAGCCTAAAGAATAA
- the rplD gene encoding 50S ribosomal protein L4, with protein MTDVALYKQDGSKNGNVSLNDAIFGIEPNENVVFDTILMQRASMRQGTHAVKNRSAVRGGGKKPWRQKGTGRARQGSIRSPQWRGGGIVFGPTPRSYAYHLPRKVTRLALKSVLSAKVADDKFLVLDALAFDAPKTKEFAEMLNKLEVATKTLVVLEDDNEKALLSARNLKNVKVVPAKGVNVLDVANSDKVVITKAALSQVEEVLA; from the coding sequence ATGACTGATGTAGCATTATATAAACAAGATGGAAGTAAGAACGGTAATGTTTCATTAAACGACGCTATCTTTGGTATTGAACCAAACGAAAACGTAGTTTTTGATACAATCTTAATGCAACGTGCTTCAATGCGCCAAGGAACTCACGCTGTTAAGAACCGTTCAGCCGTTCGCGGTGGTGGTAAGAAGCCATGGCGTCAAAAAGGTACTGGTAGAGCTCGTCAAGGATCAATTCGTTCACCACAATGGCGTGGCGGTGGAATTGTCTTTGGACCTACTCCACGTTCATACGCATACCATTTACCACGTAAAGTAACTCGTTTGGCATTGAAGTCAGTATTATCTGCAAAAGTTGCAGATGACAAATTCTTAGTTCTTGATGCTCTTGCATTTGATGCACCAAAGACAAAGGAATTCGCTGAAATGTTAAACAAGTTGGAAGTTGCAACTAAGACATTGGTAGTTTTGGAAGACGACAACGAAAAAGCATTGTTATCTGCTCGCAATCTTAAAAACGTTAAAGTCGTTCCTGCAAAGGGAGTTAACGTACTTGATGTTGCTAACAGCGACAAAGTCGTTATTACAAAAGCTGCCCTTTCTCAAGTAGAGGAGGTGCTCGCATAA
- the rpsJ gene encoding 30S ribosomal protein S10, translating into MAKQKIRIRLKAYEHRILDQSAEKIVATAERTGATISGPIPLPTERTIYTVLSSPHKFKDAREQFEILTHKRLIDITNPTPKTVDSLMKLDLPSGVDIEIKL; encoded by the coding sequence ATGGCAAAACAAAAGATTCGTATTCGCTTAAAGGCATATGAACATCGTATTTTAGATCAATCAGCAGAAAAGATCGTTGCTACGGCAGAAAGAACTGGAGCTACAATTTCAGGTCCAATTCCATTGCCAACAGAACGTACTATCTATACTGTTTTAAGTTCACCACATAAGTTTAAAGATGCTCGTGAACAATTTGAAATCTTGACGCATAAGCGTTTAATCGATATTACAAATCCAACACCAAAGACAGTTGACTCATTAATGAAGCTTGACTTACCTAGTGGTGTGGATATTGAAATTAAGCTATAA
- the rpsC gene encoding 30S ribosomal protein S3, which yields MGQKINPNGFRVGVIRDWEAKWYADKEYAAYLREDLQIRKFIEKRLASASVSTVEIERAANRVNVSIHTAKPGMVIGKGGSEVENLRKELNSLTGKRVHINIIEIKKPDLDAKLVGENIARQLEGRVAFRRAMRQAMQRTMRSGAKGIKTQSAGRLNGADMARIETYSDGTVPLHTLRADIDYAWVEAHTTYGSIGVKTWIYRGEILPAKKNNENDDKGGK from the coding sequence GTGGGACAAAAAATTAATCCTAATGGATTCCGAGTAGGTGTTATTCGCGACTGGGAAGCTAAATGGTACGCTGATAAAGAATATGCAGCATACTTGCGTGAAGACCTACAAATCCGTAAATTTATTGAAAAGCGTCTTGCTAGTGCATCAGTTTCAACTGTTGAAATTGAACGTGCTGCAAACCGGGTTAACGTTTCTATCCATACTGCCAAACCAGGAATGGTTATTGGTAAGGGTGGTTCAGAAGTTGAAAACCTTCGTAAAGAACTTAACAGCCTAACAGGCAAGAGAGTTCACATCAACATCATCGAAATCAAGAAACCTGATTTAGATGCTAAATTAGTTGGTGAAAACATTGCTCGTCAACTTGAAGGTCGTGTGGCTTTCCGTCGTGCAATGCGTCAAGCAATGCAAAGAACAATGCGTTCTGGTGCAAAAGGTATTAAGACTCAATCAGCTGGTCGTTTGAACGGTGCCGACATGGCTCGTATCGAAACTTACTCAGATGGTACAGTTCCTTTGCATACACTTAGAGCTGACATTGACTATGCATGGGTAGAAGCTCACACAACATACGGTTCAATCGGAGTTAAAACTTGGATCTACCGTGGTGAAATTCTTCCTGCAAAAAAGAACAACGAGAATGATGACAAAGGAGGGAAATAA
- a CDS encoding type Z 30S ribosomal protein S14, translated as MAKKSLIVKSERPAKFSTQNYTRCERCGRPHSVYKKFHLCRLCVRELAHAGQIPGMKKASW; from the coding sequence TTGGCTAAAAAATCATTAATTGTAAAAAGTGAACGCCCTGCTAAATTCTCAACTCAAAACTACACACGTTGCGAACGATGCGGACGACCTCATTCAGTTTACAAAAAATTCCATTTATGCCGTTTGTGTGTCCGTGAACTTGCCCATGCGGGTCAAATTCCAGGCATGAAAAAAGCTAGCTGGTAA
- the rplP gene encoding 50S ribosomal protein L16, with protein sequence MLVPKRVKHRREHRGKLRGQAKGGKQVSFGDYGLQALDSKWITNRQIEAARIAMTRYMKRGGKVWIKIFPHKSYTEKGVGVRMGNGKGTPAGWVAPVKRGKVLFEVGGVTEEVANEALRLASMKLPVRTKILKREEVGGESNEG encoded by the coding sequence ATGTTAGTACCAAAACGTGTTAAGCATCGTCGTGAACATCGTGGTAAGCTCCGTGGGCAAGCCAAAGGTGGTAAGCAAGTAAGCTTCGGCGATTACGGTTTGCAAGCTTTGGATTCAAAATGGATCACAAACAGACAAATCGAAGCCGCTCGTATAGCAATGACTCGTTATATGAAGCGTGGTGGAAAAGTTTGGATTAAGATTTTCCCTCACAAGTCATATACCGAAAAGGGTGTCGGAGTTCGAATGGGTAATGGTAAAGGTACACCTGCTGGATGGGTTGCACCTGTAAAGCGGGGCAAGGTACTTTTTGAAGTCGGTGGCGTTACTGAAGAAGTCGCTAACGAAGCATTAAGACTTGCATCAATGAAACTTCCCGTTAGAACTAAGATTTTAAAACGTGAGGAAGTAGGTGGCGAATCCAATGAAGGCTAA
- the rplX gene encoding 50S ribosomal protein L24, producing the protein MFIKTGDKVRVISGKDKGKEGTVKKTIASKDRVIVEGVNMIKKHAKASTTNPQGGIVDTEAAIHVSNVMLIDPSTNEPTRVGFKIEDGKKVRFSKKSQKAID; encoded by the coding sequence ATGTTCATTAAAACTGGTGACAAAGTTCGAGTTATTAGTGGTAAGGACAAAGGTAAAGAAGGAACAGTTAAAAAGACTATTGCTTCAAAAGACCGTGTTATCGTCGAAGGCGTTAACATGATTAAGAAACATGCCAAAGCTTCAACTACCAACCCACAAGGTGGAATCGTTGATACTGAAGCCGCTATTCATGTTTCAAACGTAATGCTTATTGATCCATCTACCAATGAACCAACTCGTGTTGGTTTCAAAATTGAAGATGGTAAAAAGGTTCGTTTTTCTAAGAAATCACAAAAAGCAATCGATTAA
- the rplV gene encoding 50S ribosomal protein L22 has protein sequence MAEQVTSAQATAKTVRIAARKVRLVVDLIRGKNVAEAAAILDFTPRGASPVVAKVLKSAVANAENNFDLDSDNLYVSEVFVNEGPTLKRFRPRAKGSASPINKRTSHITIVVSEKEEG, from the coding sequence ATGGCTGAACAAGTTACATCAGCACAAGCAACTGCTAAAACTGTTCGTATTGCCGCTCGTAAGGTCCGCCTTGTAGTTGATCTTATTAGAGGCAAGAATGTTGCTGAAGCAGCAGCTATCTTGGACTTCACACCTCGTGGAGCTTCACCAGTAGTAGCAAAAGTTTTAAAGTCTGCCGTTGCTAATGCAGAAAACAATTTTGATTTAGACAGTGACAACTTGTATGTAAGTGAAGTCTTTGTCAACGAAGGACCTACGCTTAAGCGTTTCCGTCCTCGTGCCAAAGGATCTGCTTCACCAATCAACAAACGTACTAGTCACATTACGATCGTAGTTTCAGAAAAAGAGGAGGGATAA